In the genome of Coregonus clupeaformis isolate EN_2021a chromosome 1, ASM2061545v1, whole genome shotgun sequence, one region contains:
- the LOC121576356 gene encoding MAD2L1-binding protein isoform X1, whose protein sequence is MAEQTSKEVVIGSVETTNTFTNDHNLRSKICLPTSQGKGINIPIQFDTECNVPSRTNDFSDEPPATETSGRLSQETPTTTSNCTTPNSSNSNNLSSDEMKSKDIVVGTEDKENYIHAGVSDVDPSSEDSTCQVITETSSTDTPPTLTPSKQAEADDAETLRRAREEGRVEVVFPGLVTQEGCCRFVSEILKCILYQRQQLPMTYDQLVYSQKRQQAAMQNEAVVGWRPGQSAAEGLDWRRCQRTLQDLEEVLQQLEVLFSLSLVPRVLLLLGGSLLLPKELYEVNMEDVILAAGDLSLRVSSCLRQVFRTLFVADLLSDAKPVRLTATTVMVLAHRDCGVGWFRPKLNFKVPTRVKSQVISLSCEEGRLTGRTMYGFRPPWLSKASVNDIQGTRKVRSSTAIV, encoded by the exons ATGGCGGAAcaaacaagcaaggaggtggtcaTCGGGAGCGTAGAGACAACGAATACATTCACAAACGATCACAACCTCCGATCAAAAATATGCCTCCCAACTTCGCAAGGAAAAGGGATCAACATACCCATTCAATTCGACACCGAATGTAACGTCCCGAGCCGGACAAACGACTTCTCAGACGAACCACCAGCTACGGAAACCTCTGGGCGACTATCCCAGGAAACACCTACAACAACAAGCAATTGTACCACACCAAACAGCTCCAATTCAAATAATCTATCGTCAGATGAGATGAAATCCAAAGATATCGTAGTAGGCACGGAAGATAAGGAAAACTACATCCACGCCGGTGTCTCTGATGTTG ATCCTTCATCTGAAGACAGCACCTGCCAGGTTATCACCGAGACCAGCAGCACAGACACTCCCCCCACTCTGACCCCCTCCAAGCAGGCTGAGGCAGATGATGCAGAGACGCTGCGGAGGGCCAGGGAGGAGGGCCGTGTGGAGGTAGTGTTCCCAGGCTTGGTAACACAGGAGGGCTGCTGCCGCTTCGTCAGTGAGATACTGAAGTGTATCCTCTACCAAAGACAGCAACTGCCTATGACCTATGACCAGCTGGTTTACTCTCAGAAGAGACAGCAAGCTGCCATGCAG AATGAGGCGGTGGTGGGCTGGAGGCCCGGTCAGTCCGCCGCAGAAGGCCTGGACTGGAGGAGGTGCCAGCGTACCCTCCAAGACCTTGAGGAGGTGCTACAACAACTGGAGgtgctcttctccctctccctggtcCCCCGCGTGCTCCTCCTGCTCGGGGgctccctcctccttcccaaGGAGCTGTACGAAGTCAACATGGAGGACGTGATACTAGCCGCCGGCGACCTGAGTCTCCGCGTTTCCTCGTGTTTGCGCCAGGTCTTCCGCACGCTCTTTGTGGCCGACCTGTTGTCTGACGCTAAACCTGTCCGGCTCACAGCCACGACGGTCATGGTTCTGGCCCATAGGGACTGTGGCGTGGGGTGGTTCCGGCCCAAGCTGAATTTCAAG GTCCCCACACGGGTGAAGAGCCAGGTTATTTCTCTGTCTTGTGAGGAGGGCAGACTGACTGGCAGGACTATGTATGGTTTCAGGCCCCCATGGCTATCAAAGGCTTCAGTAAATGACATACAAGGGACAAGGAAGGTACGCTCATCCACAGCCATAGTATGA
- the LOC121576356 gene encoding MAD2L1-binding protein isoform X3, with the protein MAEQTSKEVVIGSVETTNTFTNDHNLRSKICLPTSQGKGINIPIQFDTECNVPSRTNDFSDEPPATETSGRLSQETPTTTSNCTTPNSSNSNNLSSDEMKSKDIVVGTEDKENYIHAGVSDVDPSSEDSTCQVITETSSTDTPPTLTPSKQAEADDAETLRRAREEGRVEVVFPGLVTQEGCCRFVSEILKCILYQRQQLPMTYDQLVYSQKRQQAAMQNEAVVGWRPGQSAAEGLDWRRCQRTLQDLEEVLQQLEVLFSLSLVPRVLLLLGGSLLLPKELYEVNMEDVILAAGDLSLRVSSCLRQVFRTLFVADLLSDAKPVRLTATTVMVLAHRDCGVGWFRPKLNFKVPTRVKSQVISLSCDPSSVSESGTSEGGGQTDWQDYVWFQAPMAIKGFSK; encoded by the exons ATGGCGGAAcaaacaagcaaggaggtggtcaTCGGGAGCGTAGAGACAACGAATACATTCACAAACGATCACAACCTCCGATCAAAAATATGCCTCCCAACTTCGCAAGGAAAAGGGATCAACATACCCATTCAATTCGACACCGAATGTAACGTCCCGAGCCGGACAAACGACTTCTCAGACGAACCACCAGCTACGGAAACCTCTGGGCGACTATCCCAGGAAACACCTACAACAACAAGCAATTGTACCACACCAAACAGCTCCAATTCAAATAATCTATCGTCAGATGAGATGAAATCCAAAGATATCGTAGTAGGCACGGAAGATAAGGAAAACTACATCCACGCCGGTGTCTCTGATGTTG ATCCTTCATCTGAAGACAGCACCTGCCAGGTTATCACCGAGACCAGCAGCACAGACACTCCCCCCACTCTGACCCCCTCCAAGCAGGCTGAGGCAGATGATGCAGAGACGCTGCGGAGGGCCAGGGAGGAGGGCCGTGTGGAGGTAGTGTTCCCAGGCTTGGTAACACAGGAGGGCTGCTGCCGCTTCGTCAGTGAGATACTGAAGTGTATCCTCTACCAAAGACAGCAACTGCCTATGACCTATGACCAGCTGGTTTACTCTCAGAAGAGACAGCAAGCTGCCATGCAG AATGAGGCGGTGGTGGGCTGGAGGCCCGGTCAGTCCGCCGCAGAAGGCCTGGACTGGAGGAGGTGCCAGCGTACCCTCCAAGACCTTGAGGAGGTGCTACAACAACTGGAGgtgctcttctccctctccctggtcCCCCGCGTGCTCCTCCTGCTCGGGGgctccctcctccttcccaaGGAGCTGTACGAAGTCAACATGGAGGACGTGATACTAGCCGCCGGCGACCTGAGTCTCCGCGTTTCCTCGTGTTTGCGCCAGGTCTTCCGCACGCTCTTTGTGGCCGACCTGTTGTCTGACGCTAAACCTGTCCGGCTCACAGCCACGACGGTCATGGTTCTGGCCCATAGGGACTGTGGCGTGGGGTGGTTCCGGCCCAAGCTGAATTTCAAGGTCCCCACACGGGTGAAGAGCCAGGTTATTTCTCTGTCTTGTGACCCCAGTAGTGTCTCTGAGTCTGGGACGTCTGAGGGAGGAGGGCAGACTGACTGGCAGGACTATGTATG GTTTCAGGCCCCCATGGCTATCAAAGGCTTCAGTAAATGA
- the LOC121576380 gene encoding cystatin: protein MNMEWKIVVPLLAVAFTVASAGLIGGPMDANMNEEGMRNALQFAVVEHNKKTNDMFVRQVAKVVKAQRQVVSGMKYIFTVQMARTPCRKGGVEKVCSVHKDPEMAAPYQCTFEVWSRPWLSEIQMVKNQCKQ from the exons ATGAACATGGAATGGAAGATCGTCGTTCCTTTGCTCGCGGTGGCCTTTACCGTGGCGAGCGCCGGTTTGATCGGAGGCCCCATGGACGCAAATATGAACGAAGAAGGAATGAGAAACGCCCTGCAGTTCGCCGTGGTCGAACACAACAAGAAAACAAACGACATGTTTGTCAGGCAGGTGGCCAAGGTTGTCAAAGCGCAGAGACAG GTGGTATCTGGGATGAAGTACATCTTCACAGTGCAGATGGCCAGGACCCCGTGCAGGAAGGGAGGTGTTGAGAAGGTCTGCTCCGTGCACAAGGACCCAGAGATGGCTGCG CCCTACCAGTGCACCTTCGAGGTGTGGAGCCGCCCCTGGCTGAGCGAAATCCAGATGGTCAAGAACCAGTGCAAGCAGTAA
- the LOC121576356 gene encoding MAD2L1-binding protein isoform X2 codes for MAEQTSKEVVIGSVETTNTFTNDHNLRSKICLPTSQGKGINIPIQFDTECNVPSRTNDFSDEPPATETSGRLSQETPTTTSNCTTPNSSNSNNLSSDEMKSKDIVVGTEDKENYIHAGVSDVDPSSEDSTCQVITETSSTDTPPTLTPSKQAEADDAETLRRAREEGRVEVVFPGLVTQEGCCRFVSEILKCILYQRQQLPMTYDQLVYSQKRQQAAMQNEAVVGWRPGQSAAEGLDWRRCQRTLQDLEEVLQQLEVLFSLSLVPRVLLLLGGSLLLPKELYEVNMEDVILAAGDLSLRVSSCLRQVFRTLFVADLLSDAKPVRLTATTVMVLAHRDCGVGWFRPKLNFKVPTRVKSQVISLSCDPSSVSESGTSEGGGQTDWQDYVWFQAPMAIKGFSK; via the exons ATGGCGGAAcaaacaagcaaggaggtggtcaTCGGGAGCGTAGAGACAACGAATACATTCACAAACGATCACAACCTCCGATCAAAAATATGCCTCCCAACTTCGCAAGGAAAAGGGATCAACATACCCATTCAATTCGACACCGAATGTAACGTCCCGAGCCGGACAAACGACTTCTCAGACGAACCACCAGCTACGGAAACCTCTGGGCGACTATCCCAGGAAACACCTACAACAACAAGCAATTGTACCACACCAAACAGCTCCAATTCAAATAATCTATCGTCAGATGAGATGAAATCCAAAGATATCGTAGTAGGCACGGAAGATAAGGAAAACTACATCCACGCCGGTGTCTCTGATGTTG ATCCTTCATCTGAAGACAGCACCTGCCAGGTTATCACCGAGACCAGCAGCACAGACACTCCCCCCACTCTGACCCCCTCCAAGCAGGCTGAGGCAGATGATGCAGAGACGCTGCGGAGGGCCAGGGAGGAGGGCCGTGTGGAGGTAGTGTTCCCAGGCTTGGTAACACAGGAGGGCTGCTGCCGCTTCGTCAGTGAGATACTGAAGTGTATCCTCTACCAAAGACAGCAACTGCCTATGACCTATGACCAGCTGGTTTACTCTCAGAAGAGACAGCAAGCTGCCATGCAG AATGAGGCGGTGGTGGGCTGGAGGCCCGGTCAGTCCGCCGCAGAAGGCCTGGACTGGAGGAGGTGCCAGCGTACCCTCCAAGACCTTGAGGAGGTGCTACAACAACTGGAGgtgctcttctccctctccctggtcCCCCGCGTGCTCCTCCTGCTCGGGGgctccctcctccttcccaaGGAGCTGTACGAAGTCAACATGGAGGACGTGATACTAGCCGCCGGCGACCTGAGTCTCCGCGTTTCCTCGTGTTTGCGCCAGGTCTTCCGCACGCTCTTTGTGGCCGACCTGTTGTCTGACGCTAAACCTGTCCGGCTCACAGCCACGACGGTCATGGTTCTGGCCCATAGGGACTGTGGCGTGGGGTGGTTCCGGCCCAAGCTGAATTTCAAGGTCCCCACACGGGTGAAGAGCCAGGTTATTTCTCTGTCTTGTGACCCCAGTAGTGTCTCTGAGTCTGGGACGTCTGAGGGAGGAGGGCAGACTGACTGGCAGGACTATGTATGGTTTCAGGCCCCCATGGCTATCAAAGGCTTCAGTAAATGA